A part of Chitinimonas koreensis genomic DNA contains:
- a CDS encoding Tex family protein: MLPTIEHRLAQELNCRPAQVAATVALLDEGATVPFIARYRKEATGGLDDTQLRLLDERLRYLRELEERRSAVIASVQEQGKLTPELEVELRSADNKQRLEDLYLPYKPKRRTRAQIAREAGLAPLAELLLADPSRQPEVEAAAYVSEEKGVADGKAALDGARHILIEQFAEDAALLHQLREHLWERAELKATLADEAKREAGAKYADYFDHSEPLHRMPSHRALAVLRGRNEGVLAFTLALPEDADLPAGRQSAGEARIAARFGIRDGGRPADRWLLDTVRLAWRAKIFLSLEVELTNRIREAAELEAIKVFGANLKDLLLAAPAGPRATLGLDPGLRTGVKVAVIDKTGKLVATDTIYPHVPRNDWDGSLHRLARLAAAHQVELIAIGNGTASRETDKLAGELMKRHPELKLQKIVVSEAGASVYSASELAAREFPELDVSLRGAVSIARRLQDPLAELVKIDPKAIGVGQYQHDVNQGELARTLDAVVEDCVNAVGVDVNTASSALLARVSGLSATLAGNIVAHRDAHGAFPDRAALRAVPRLGDKTFEQAAGFLRVMKGSNPLDASAVHPEAYPVVEKIMVKTGRAVGALIGDSAFIRGLDAAEFTDERFGLPTVRDILAELDKPGRDPRPEFKTATFQDGVEDIKDLLPGMILEGVVSNVAAFGAFVDIGVHQDGLVHVSALSSKFVKDPREVVKAGDVVRVKVMEVDVKRQRIALTMRLDDQPGQPAAGGAPRGDRERDRAPRRHDGKDKGGQQGATAMSAAFAALSRKS, encoded by the coding sequence ATGCTACCGACCATCGAACACCGCCTCGCCCAGGAACTGAACTGCCGTCCCGCCCAGGTCGCCGCCACCGTGGCGCTGCTGGACGAGGGCGCGACCGTGCCCTTCATCGCGCGCTACCGCAAGGAAGCGACCGGCGGGCTCGACGACACCCAGTTGCGCCTGCTGGACGAGCGGCTGCGCTACCTGCGCGAGCTGGAGGAGCGCCGCAGCGCGGTGATCGCCTCGGTGCAGGAGCAGGGCAAGCTGACGCCCGAGCTCGAAGTCGAACTGCGCAGCGCCGACAACAAGCAGCGGCTGGAAGACCTCTATCTGCCGTACAAACCCAAGCGCCGCACGCGCGCCCAGATCGCCCGCGAGGCGGGCCTGGCGCCGCTGGCCGAGCTGCTGCTGGCCGATCCCTCGCGCCAGCCCGAGGTCGAGGCGGCCGCCTATGTCAGCGAAGAGAAGGGTGTTGCCGACGGCAAGGCCGCGCTCGACGGCGCGCGCCACATCCTGATCGAGCAGTTCGCCGAGGACGCCGCGCTGCTGCACCAGCTGCGCGAACATCTGTGGGAGCGCGCCGAGCTCAAGGCCACGCTGGCCGACGAGGCCAAGCGCGAGGCCGGCGCCAAGTACGCCGACTATTTCGACCACAGCGAGCCGCTGCACCGCATGCCGTCGCACCGCGCGCTGGCGGTGCTGCGCGGCCGCAACGAGGGCGTGCTCGCCTTCACGCTGGCACTGCCCGAGGACGCCGACCTGCCGGCCGGCCGGCAGAGCGCCGGCGAGGCCCGCATCGCGGCCCGCTTCGGCATCCGCGACGGCGGCCGGCCGGCCGATCGCTGGCTGCTCGACACGGTGCGGCTGGCCTGGCGCGCCAAGATCTTCCTGTCGCTCGAGGTCGAGCTGACCAATCGCATCCGCGAGGCGGCCGAGCTCGAAGCGATCAAGGTGTTCGGCGCCAATCTCAAGGACCTGCTGCTGGCCGCGCCGGCCGGCCCGCGCGCCACGCTGGGCCTCGACCCGGGCCTGCGCACCGGGGTGAAGGTGGCGGTGATCGACAAGACCGGCAAGCTGGTCGCCACCGACACCATCTATCCGCACGTGCCGCGCAACGACTGGGACGGCAGCCTGCACCGGCTGGCCCGGCTGGCGGCCGCCCACCAGGTCGAGCTGATCGCGATCGGCAACGGCACCGCCAGCCGCGAGACCGACAAGCTGGCCGGCGAGCTGATGAAGCGCCATCCCGAGCTCAAGCTGCAGAAGATCGTGGTATCGGAGGCCGGCGCCTCGGTCTATTCGGCGTCCGAACTGGCCGCGCGCGAATTCCCCGAGCTCGACGTCAGCCTGCGCGGCGCGGTGTCGATCGCCCGCCGGCTGCAGGACCCGCTGGCCGAGCTGGTCAAGATCGATCCGAAGGCGATCGGCGTCGGCCAGTACCAGCACGACGTCAACCAGGGCGAGCTGGCGCGCACGCTCGACGCGGTGGTCGAGGACTGCGTGAACGCGGTCGGCGTCGACGTCAACACCGCCTCCAGCGCGCTGCTGGCGCGGGTGTCCGGCCTCAGCGCCACGCTGGCAGGCAATATCGTGGCTCACCGCGATGCCCACGGCGCCTTCCCCGACCGCGCCGCGCTGCGCGCCGTGCCGCGGCTGGGCGACAAGACCTTCGAACAGGCGGCGGGCTTCCTGCGCGTGATGAAGGGCAGCAATCCGCTCGACGCCAGCGCGGTCCACCCCGAGGCCTACCCGGTGGTCGAGAAGATCATGGTCAAGACCGGCCGCGCGGTCGGCGCGCTGATCGGCGACTCGGCCTTCATCCGCGGGCTCGATGCCGCCGAGTTCACCGACGAACGCTTCGGCCTGCCGACGGTGCGCGACATCCTGGCCGAACTCGACAAGCCGGGCCGCGATCCGCGCCCCGAGTTCAAGACCGCGACCTTCCAGGACGGCGTCGAGGACATCAAGGACCTGCTGCCCGGCATGATCCTCGAAGGCGTGGTCAGCAACGTGGCGGCCTTCGGCGCCTTCGTCGACATCGGCGTGCACCAGGACGGCCTGGTCCACGTCTCGGCGCTGTCGAGCAAGTTCGTCAAGGATCCGCGCGAGGTGGTGAAGGCCGGCGACGTGGTGCGGGTCAAGGTGATGGAGGTCGACGTCAAGCGCCAGCGCATCGCACTGACCATGCGGCTGGACGACCAGCCGGGCCAGCCGGCCGCCGGCGGCGCTCCGCGCGGCGACCGCGAGCGCGACCGTGCGCCGCGCCGCCACGACGGCAAGGACAAGGGCGGCCAGCAGGGCGCGACGGCGATGTCGGCGGCGTTCGCGGCCTTGAGCCGGAAGTCCTGA
- a CDS encoding lipase family protein: MSTANTTPTPAQMLAALQSQYYGMAWLALAAQAYTAEGDWNEIPMGLYTALTQIDPATQQPYTPPLPAPGQAGIDSPAALGGAWSLDWGPANGQNGDGDNSNLVYLASFRAQGNLSYADGAPYCFVVGIRGTDTSVAGKALWQQIGQDLRAFTLWSWPKLLSGGYDHLVDGKLSVPTPNTSDVSGQNGNIAHGSMLGFVKIANSTAPLNDGLPPDQASGEAVALIDALNSLLEQYPDTPVVVTGHSLGACQAQVMAAYLAWQLGGRVPVIPQVFAPPTPGDQDFVDTYQSGCPNGGFWYCSLDLVPYAYITVQAVKGKDQTERGLVWARQNLWSASQWPDGGGAGPQLPGILSDLIATIGHLVPTSYQRPAIGQQELVGALPSPAAMQAFLDGMGGRWAGYDPKGSDAQLAWQHFPPNYFQLMWAQYADSLAQYTATAYKPYPVMKKE; the protein is encoded by the coding sequence ATGAGCACCGCCAACACCACTCCGACGCCAGCCCAGATGCTGGCTGCGCTGCAGTCGCAGTACTACGGCATGGCCTGGCTCGCGCTGGCCGCGCAGGCCTATACCGCCGAGGGCGACTGGAACGAGATCCCGATGGGGCTCTACACCGCGTTGACGCAGATCGACCCCGCCACCCAGCAGCCCTACACCCCGCCGCTGCCGGCACCGGGCCAGGCCGGCATCGATTCGCCCGCGGCGCTGGGCGGCGCCTGGAGCCTCGACTGGGGTCCTGCCAACGGCCAGAACGGCGACGGCGACAACAGCAACCTGGTCTACCTGGCCTCGTTCCGCGCCCAGGGCAATCTCAGCTACGCCGACGGCGCGCCCTACTGCTTCGTGGTCGGCATCCGCGGCACCGATACCAGCGTGGCCGGCAAGGCGCTGTGGCAGCAGATCGGCCAGGACCTGCGCGCCTTCACGCTGTGGTCGTGGCCCAAGCTGCTGTCGGGTGGTTACGACCATCTGGTCGACGGCAAGCTGTCGGTGCCGACGCCCAACACCAGCGACGTCTCCGGCCAGAACGGCAACATCGCCCACGGCTCGATGCTGGGCTTCGTCAAGATCGCCAACTCGACCGCACCGCTCAACGACGGGCTGCCGCCCGACCAGGCGAGCGGCGAGGCGGTTGCGCTGATCGACGCGCTCAACAGCCTGCTCGAGCAATACCCGGACACCCCGGTGGTGGTGACCGGCCACAGCCTGGGCGCCTGCCAGGCCCAGGTGATGGCGGCCTACCTGGCCTGGCAGCTCGGCGGCCGGGTGCCGGTGATCCCGCAGGTGTTCGCGCCGCCGACGCCGGGCGACCAGGATTTCGTCGACACCTACCAGTCGGGATGCCCCAACGGCGGCTTCTGGTACTGCAGCCTGGACCTGGTGCCCTATGCCTACATCACGGTGCAGGCGGTCAAAGGCAAGGACCAGACCGAGCGCGGCCTGGTCTGGGCGCGGCAGAACCTGTGGAGCGCCTCGCAATGGCCCGACGGCGGCGGCGCCGGTCCGCAGCTGCCGGGCATCCTGTCCGACCTGATCGCCACCATCGGCCACCTGGTGCCGACCAGCTACCAGCGGCCGGCCATCGGCCAGCAGGAACTGGTCGGCGCGCTGCCCTCGCCGGCCGCCATGCAGGCCTTCCTCGACGGCATGGGCGGCCGCTGGGCCGGCTACGACCCCAAGGGCTCGGATGCCCAGCTGGCCTGGCAGCATTTCCCGCCCAACTACTTCCAGCTGATGTGGGCGCAGTATGCGGACTCGCTCGCCCAGTACACGGCGACGGCCTACAAGCCTTATCCGGTGATGAAAAAGGAATAG
- a CDS encoding lipase family protein — MSIFSYSAQDAALMASLAEQAGSDLDILNPPDGWSVALTFSDPFMGGQGYIVIGTLPSNQATVAVAAMGSTWDGFTQGFDASGFALAPVAGSLPAAQAGPLARHTLDLHRQLQSLSLPLPTQQPEHASRLLALPARLKHTSDALAATLDQWLPASGLEGEAASQARLAGNSLLEQIKQVGGGADPAGLQHAVARMRATVAMAVAPIDGMIQAGYLNQWSWIQPDFAAALKRVSQMGVFAQQFPVVFAGITVGGPLAQIAAAYSAPGTSWGGQDQSPVTDIACYALSSPAFGDAAFAASFNARLPTAYTVNASNIDFFPSAPVSYGTKPLVQTGQLQTLQASMPAYDSPWAERTAHFYGQALGFGQYARLACCRGCEGTDGLRDFAGALMQAVPQSYSAQTAAPLSILCSLTYLRYQHPGQTPVPPAPWVWVADIAADSVTWGSVFANPTSHDVALVFRGTVSEQELVERIADCRAYLPTWLQGAPSDAGVGNGIGTLYAALRDKLAAAIQAGLARAGSGGRLLLAGHDAGGNLAGLAMLDLIINPRAGLPAPAQAYSIGAPPFALISFTKYYATKVPADTVFQVARVSDVVPRFALNQTVYTVGAMVPLTGGDTDPYNGNSYHAISTYIALLNPGLAAPRVARTTLADLARVGTLPPAGHALFSRTLEQRNITPAQVAPGVLDSAASPDGVLRLAWSPRGGMTSSLPIVGLDSRRMDARFAAEEVWVRGGHKLQLEAPEGHTLQVALGRLRLDPGAVVEVAAQLVLHIGDLQGGQADAPPITFEVIGAPGSDGPAGGNGYPGAPGAPGIPGGNGGNGGNGGSGSVGMPAFDAKIMVGRLDGVIHVVARGGTGGRGGAGGAGGNGGNSAGGSPGGNGGSGGGGGPGGNGGVGSSVLITYTELGPGGRVEADTAPASGGAGGSGGRGGVPGAGTPDGSPGPNGPSGPYGAFGRASIVIVRQQA, encoded by the coding sequence ATGAGCATCTTTTCCTACAGCGCGCAGGATGCCGCCCTGATGGCCAGCCTGGCCGAACAGGCCGGCTCGGACCTCGACATCCTCAACCCGCCCGACGGCTGGAGCGTGGCGCTCACCTTCAGCGACCCGTTCATGGGCGGGCAGGGCTATATCGTGATCGGCACGCTGCCGTCCAACCAGGCCACCGTGGCGGTGGCCGCCATGGGCAGCACCTGGGACGGCTTCACCCAGGGCTTCGACGCGAGCGGCTTCGCACTGGCGCCGGTGGCCGGCAGCCTGCCCGCCGCCCAGGCCGGCCCGCTGGCCCGGCACACGCTCGACCTGCACCGCCAGCTGCAATCGCTGTCGCTGCCGCTGCCGACGCAGCAGCCCGAACACGCCAGCCGCCTGCTGGCGCTGCCGGCCCGGCTCAAGCACACCAGCGATGCGCTGGCCGCCACGCTCGACCAGTGGCTGCCGGCCAGCGGCCTCGAGGGCGAGGCGGCCAGCCAGGCGCGGCTCGCGGGCAACAGCCTGCTCGAACAGATCAAGCAGGTCGGCGGCGGCGCCGACCCGGCCGGCCTGCAGCACGCGGTGGCGCGCATGCGCGCCACCGTCGCCATGGCCGTCGCACCGATCGACGGCATGATCCAGGCCGGCTACCTGAACCAGTGGAGCTGGATCCAGCCCGACTTCGCCGCGGCGCTCAAGCGGGTCTCGCAGATGGGCGTGTTCGCCCAGCAGTTCCCGGTGGTGTTCGCCGGCATCACGGTGGGCGGCCCGCTGGCGCAGATCGCCGCCGCCTACTCGGCGCCGGGCACCTCGTGGGGCGGCCAGGACCAGTCGCCGGTCACCGACATCGCCTGCTACGCGCTGTCGTCGCCGGCCTTCGGCGACGCCGCCTTCGCCGCCAGCTTCAACGCCCGGCTGCCGACCGCCTACACGGTCAACGCCAGCAATATCGATTTCTTCCCCTCGGCCCCGGTCAGCTACGGGACCAAGCCGCTGGTGCAGACCGGCCAGCTGCAGACGCTGCAGGCCAGCATGCCGGCCTACGACTCGCCCTGGGCCGAACGCACCGCCCATTTCTACGGCCAGGCACTGGGCTTCGGCCAGTACGCGCGGCTGGCCTGCTGCCGCGGCTGCGAGGGGACCGACGGCCTGCGCGACTTCGCCGGCGCGCTGATGCAGGCGGTACCGCAGAGCTACTCGGCGCAGACCGCCGCGCCGCTTTCGATCCTGTGCTCGCTGACCTACCTGCGCTACCAGCACCCGGGCCAGACGCCGGTGCCGCCGGCGCCGTGGGTCTGGGTCGCCGACATCGCGGCGGACAGCGTCACCTGGGGCAGCGTGTTCGCCAACCCGACCAGCCACGACGTGGCGCTGGTGTTCCGCGGCACGGTGTCGGAACAGGAGCTGGTCGAGCGCATCGCCGACTGCCGCGCCTACCTGCCGACCTGGCTGCAGGGCGCGCCGTCCGACGCCGGCGTGGGCAACGGCATCGGCACGCTCTACGCCGCGCTGCGCGACAAGCTGGCGGCGGCGATCCAGGCCGGCCTGGCCCGCGCCGGCAGCGGCGGCAGGCTGCTGCTGGCCGGCCACGACGCCGGCGGCAACCTGGCCGGCCTGGCGATGCTGGACCTGATCATCAATCCGCGCGCCGGCCTGCCGGCGCCGGCCCAGGCCTATTCGATCGGCGCGCCGCCATTCGCGCTGATCAGCTTCACCAAGTACTACGCCACCAAGGTGCCGGCCGACACGGTGTTCCAGGTCGCCCGCGTCAGCGACGTGGTGCCGCGCTTCGCGCTGAACCAGACCGTCTACACCGTCGGCGCGATGGTGCCGCTGACCGGCGGCGACACCGATCCGTACAACGGCAACAGCTACCACGCCATCAGCACCTATATCGCGCTGCTCAATCCCGGCCTCGCCGCGCCGCGCGTCGCCCGCACCACGCTGGCCGACCTGGCCCGGGTCGGCACGCTGCCGCCGGCCGGCCACGCGCTGTTCAGCCGCACGCTGGAGCAACGCAATATCACCCCGGCCCAAGTGGCGCCGGGCGTGCTCGACAGCGCCGCCAGCCCCGACGGCGTGCTGCGGCTGGCCTGGTCGCCGCGCGGCGGCATGACCAGCAGCCTGCCCATCGTCGGGCTGGACAGCCGCCGCATGGATGCCCGCTTCGCGGCCGAGGAGGTATGGGTGCGCGGCGGCCACAAGCTGCAACTGGAAGCGCCCGAAGGCCACACGCTGCAGGTGGCGCTGGGCCGGTTGCGGCTCGATCCGGGCGCGGTGGTCGAGGTCGCGGCCCAGTTGGTCTTGCACATCGGCGACCTGCAGGGCGGGCAGGCCGATGCGCCGCCGATCACCTTCGAAGTGATCGGCGCGCCGGGCAGCGACGGCCCCGCCGGCGGCAACGGCTATCCCGGCGCGCCGGGTGCGCCCGGCATACCCGGCGGCAACGGGGGGAACGGCGGCAATGGCGGCTCCGGCAGCGTGGGCATGCCGGCGTTCGATGCCAAGATCATGGTCGGCCGCCTGGACGGCGTGATCCACGTCGTCGCGCGCGGCGGGACCGGCGGCCGGGGAGGCGCTGGCGGGGCGGGCGGCAACGGCGGCAACAGCGCCGGCGGCTCGCCCGGCGGCAATGGCGGCAGCGGCGGTGGCGGCGGCCCGGGCGGCAACGGCGGCGTCGGCTCCAGCGTGCTGATCACCTACACCGAGCTCGGCCCAGGCGGCCGCGTCGAAGCCGACACCGCGCCGGCCTCGGGCGGCGCAGGCGGCTCCGGCGGCCGCGGCGGCGTTCCCGGTGCCGGCACGCCCGACGGCAGTCCCGGCCCCAATGGCCCGAGCGGCCCCTACGGCGCCTTCGGCCGGGCCAGCATCGTGATCGTCCGCCAGCAGGCCTGA
- a CDS encoding DUF6603 domain-containing protein, whose amino-acid sequence MKSVAPRGLVTFDFGQSDIVTNYGGAISLGSIAPSLVPNVGGSNANPVAQNLLGNGSAESTDKSNPPANPTFSATAAYGHQASPSAGGLWVQLYDGQGQPSTEVVVPVQRSFGPLYVDSIGAGWQQDPKLLDILFSGSVALAGLKLDVLGLDVGVPVTNPTDFNAYQLDLKGLNVTFEGGGVDISGGLLKTTTPMLSYTGQLVVKASKFSLVALGSYAELPTANGTAPSLFAFVNLNIPLGGPPPFFVEGLAFGFGYNRDIAIPPVGQIQQFPLVQGALSSSTFGDDPTPESALEVLSQVVAPSLGRYWVAAGLRFSTFQLLDTFALLFVKFGRTFEIDLVGVTAASLPPKVPRSAAIAYMELGLVVAFKPVDGVVYAEAQLTPNSFLFAPSCRLTGGFAAYLWFNPPYSDDGPRPGDFVITLGGYNPVFSPPKWYPNPPRLGFNWPVMSTVSISGGSYFALTPSAVMAGGYLRVQFHAGPLRAWLNAGADFMIAWQPFWFSVDIYVDVGAAFETTILGISVTLSIDLGAKLHLEGPPVHGSAYVHWFVISFTIPIGDSGNNDHATLSWDDFARSFLPPQDSPEMKGSGEGSLRAAAGADADPPPPVPIKAQAQAGLLTTLDDGTWVLQSLPFALAIETAIPATASTMSAWQGATLPTGPYMGVQPCSRLRVETPFTFSLQDAAGNPLSLPVDAFAVAANIGTAPAALWGNKPFDPAAPVPAGAQLLDRTINGVTVAAVADVELNVIGPIDLARAFSFVLLPPNWLPFGSGPRYTPAAPMDQSGALARLMASVMAPGVVATREAILAALQAQGVPVVAEPDLSQIAALGWAIYQAPPTLAKLTETLAAVPGWNLPAAGPAPRLAAAAAPAPLEAPRLLGGLRRYRMPAVPAAAVPAAAVPAAAAVEPAAPRALGSDDFQIRRNALGGRRFDPLAFEPAVPLQSGGAASDMARTFAARGGPAPAPGASLGVQLHEGTVVACAVDPRGKLALSRDGVLPLKALCFGDNDALLGEVLLDEGAEHGEAPAGTATVLVQGLGLGQHAAVGWQLDAPLVRSGFDTFLADGCRLHPQAAPRYDLARRLKPRLTELTVADLALHNRVRTVGGGIEPGWLDTVLPAGMRQVAVQVEGADPADAAQAVLSIGAEIAPKPAQTRAVAGGALLIYALPDGAGATAVRTLDRAGLQVAAVLGLAEPLTRNGPASIELAAYGVRLGSRGAPASNIHIHAAPLAATEEALS is encoded by the coding sequence ATGAAGTCGGTGGCGCCGCGCGGCCTGGTCACCTTCGATTTCGGCCAGTCCGACATCGTCACCAACTACGGCGGCGCGATCAGCCTGGGCAGCATCGCGCCCTCGCTGGTGCCCAACGTCGGCGGCAGCAACGCCAACCCGGTGGCGCAGAACCTGCTGGGCAACGGCAGCGCCGAATCGACCGACAAGTCCAATCCGCCGGCCAACCCGACCTTCTCGGCCACCGCCGCCTACGGCCACCAGGCCAGCCCCTCGGCCGGCGGGCTGTGGGTGCAGCTGTACGACGGCCAGGGCCAGCCCTCGACCGAGGTGGTGGTGCCGGTGCAGCGCAGCTTCGGCCCGCTCTACGTCGATTCGATCGGCGCCGGCTGGCAGCAGGACCCCAAGCTGCTCGACATCCTGTTCAGCGGCTCGGTGGCGCTGGCCGGCCTCAAACTCGACGTGCTCGGCCTCGACGTCGGCGTGCCGGTGACCAATCCGACCGATTTCAACGCCTACCAGCTCGACCTGAAGGGGCTCAACGTCACCTTCGAGGGCGGCGGCGTCGACATCAGCGGCGGCCTCTTGAAGACCACCACGCCGATGCTGAGCTACACCGGCCAGCTGGTGGTGAAGGCGTCGAAATTCTCGCTGGTGGCGCTCGGCTCCTATGCCGAGCTGCCGACCGCCAACGGCACCGCGCCCTCGCTGTTCGCCTTCGTCAACCTCAACATCCCGCTCGGCGGACCGCCGCCGTTCTTCGTCGAGGGCCTGGCCTTCGGCTTCGGCTACAACCGCGACATCGCCATCCCGCCGGTCGGCCAGATCCAGCAGTTCCCGCTGGTGCAGGGCGCGCTCAGCAGCAGCACCTTCGGCGACGATCCGACGCCGGAAAGCGCGCTGGAAGTGCTGTCCCAAGTGGTGGCGCCGTCGCTGGGCCGCTACTGGGTGGCGGCCGGCCTGCGCTTCAGCACCTTCCAGCTGCTCGATACCTTCGCGCTGCTGTTCGTCAAGTTCGGCCGCACCTTCGAGATCGACCTGGTCGGCGTCACCGCCGCCTCGCTGCCGCCCAAGGTGCCGCGCTCGGCCGCCATCGCCTACATGGAGCTCGGCCTGGTGGTGGCCTTCAAACCGGTCGACGGGGTGGTCTACGCCGAGGCCCAGCTGACGCCGAATTCCTTCCTGTTCGCGCCGTCGTGCCGGCTCACCGGCGGCTTCGCCGCCTACCTGTGGTTCAACCCGCCGTACAGCGACGACGGCCCGCGGCCGGGCGACTTCGTCATCACGCTGGGCGGCTACAACCCGGTGTTCTCGCCGCCCAAGTGGTACCCGAACCCGCCGCGGCTCGGCTTCAACTGGCCGGTGATGAGCACGGTCAGCATCTCGGGCGGCTCGTACTTCGCGCTGACGCCGTCGGCGGTGATGGCCGGCGGCTACCTGCGGGTGCAGTTCCACGCCGGCCCCTTGCGCGCCTGGCTCAACGCCGGCGCCGACTTCATGATCGCCTGGCAGCCGTTCTGGTTCTCGGTCGACATCTACGTCGACGTCGGCGCGGCCTTCGAGACCACCATCCTCGGCATCTCGGTCACGCTGTCGATCGACCTGGGCGCCAAGCTGCACCTCGAAGGGCCGCCGGTGCACGGCTCGGCCTACGTCCACTGGTTCGTCATCTCCTTCACCATCCCGATCGGCGACAGCGGCAACAACGACCATGCCACGCTGAGCTGGGACGACTTCGCCCGGTCCTTCCTGCCGCCGCAGGATTCGCCGGAGATGAAGGGCAGCGGCGAAGGCAGCCTGCGCGCCGCGGCCGGCGCGGATGCGGACCCGCCGCCGCCGGTGCCGATCAAGGCGCAGGCCCAGGCCGGCCTCCTGACCACGCTCGACGACGGCACCTGGGTGCTGCAGAGCCTGCCGTTCGCGCTGGCGATCGAGACCGCGATCCCGGCGACCGCCTCGACCATGAGCGCCTGGCAGGGCGCCACGCTGCCGACCGGGCCCTATATGGGCGTGCAGCCATGCTCGCGGCTGCGGGTCGAGACGCCGTTCACCTTCAGCCTGCAGGACGCCGCCGGCAATCCGCTGAGCCTGCCGGTCGACGCCTTCGCGGTCGCCGCCAACATCGGCACCGCGCCGGCCGCGCTGTGGGGCAATAAGCCGTTCGACCCGGCCGCGCCGGTCCCCGCCGGCGCCCAGTTGCTCGACCGCACCATCAACGGCGTGACGGTGGCCGCGGTGGCCGACGTCGAGCTGAACGTGATCGGGCCGATCGACCTGGCGCGCGCCTTCAGCTTCGTGCTGCTGCCGCCCAACTGGCTGCCGTTCGGCAGCGGCCCGCGCTACACGCCGGCCGCGCCGATGGACCAGAGCGGCGCGCTGGCGCGGCTGATGGCCAGCGTGATGGCGCCCGGCGTGGTCGCCACGCGCGAAGCCATCCTGGCCGCGCTGCAGGCGCAGGGCGTGCCGGTGGTGGCCGAGCCCGACCTGTCGCAGATCGCGGCGCTCGGCTGGGCGATCTACCAGGCGCCGCCGACGCTGGCCAAGCTGACCGAGACGCTGGCGGCCGTGCCGGGCTGGAACCTGCCGGCGGCCGGGCCCGCGCCGCGGCTGGCCGCGGCCGCGGCACCGGCGCCGCTCGAAGCGCCGCGCCTGCTCGGCGGCCTGCGCCGCTACCGCATGCCGGCGGTGCCGGCCGCGGCGGTACCGGCCGCGGCGGTGCCGGCTGCCGCGGCCGTCGAGCCGGCGGCGCCGCGGGCGCTGGGTTCGGACGACTTCCAGATCCGGCGTAACGCGCTCGGCGGCCGCCGCTTCGACCCGCTGGCCTTCGAGCCGGCCGTGCCGCTGCAGTCGGGCGGTGCGGCGAGCGACATGGCGCGGACCTTCGCCGCCCGCGGCGGCCCGGCGCCGGCGCCCGGCGCCAGTCTCGGCGTGCAGTTGCACGAGGGCACGGTGGTGGCCTGCGCGGTCGATCCGCGCGGCAAGCTGGCGCTGTCGCGCGACGGGGTGCTGCCGCTCAAGGCGCTGTGCTTCGGCGACAACGACGCGCTGCTCGGCGAAGTGCTGCTGGACGAGGGCGCCGAGCACGGCGAGGCGCCGGCCGGCACCGCGACCGTGCTGGTGCAGGGCCTGGGACTGGGGCAGCACGCCGCGGTCGGCTGGCAGCTCGACGCTCCGCTGGTGCGCAGCGGCTTCGACACCTTCCTGGCCGACGGCTGCCGACTGCATCCGCAGGCGGCGCCGCGCTACGACCTGGCACGCCGGCTCAAGCCGCGGCTGACCGAGCTGACGGTGGCCGACCTGGCGCTGCACAACCGCGTCCGCACGGTGGGCGGCGGCATCGAGCCGGGCTGGCTCGACACCGTGCTGCCTGCCGGCATGCGGCAGGTGGCGGTGCAGGTGGAGGGCGCCGACCCGGCCGACGCGGCGCAGGCGGTGCTGTCGATCGGCGCGGAGATCGCGCCCAAGCCGGCCCAGACCCGCGCGGTCGCCGGCGGCGCGCTGCTGATCTACGCGCTGCCCGACGGCGCCGGCGCCACCGCGGTGCGCACGCTCGACCGCGCCGGCCTGCAGGTGGCCGCGGTGCTGGGCCTGGCCGAACCGCTGACGCGCAACGGCCCGGCCAGCATCGAGCTGGCCGCCTACGGCGTCCGCCTGGGCAGCCGCGGCGCACCGGCCAGCAACATCCACATCCACGCGGCGCCGCTGGCCGCAACCGAGGAAGCCCTGTCATGA